In Ignavibacteriales bacterium, the genomic window CGATATTATTTGTTTAACAGAAAATGTTATTCAAAGTAATCGATTCAAATATTAATCTCCATGATAAATAAAAAACCCACTCTTTCATCGATTTAGAGTGGGTTTATCAATATCATATGAGGATATCAGGAAGAAAATTGACTGATATACCGATCCACCTCGCGCGCGACCTGACTTTTCGGAAATTCTTTTTTGATCCGCTTGAGGATAGTGATTGCCTTTTCTTTATTGCCTATCTTACCGTAACATAATGCAGCTGAGTTTAAATATTCCGGCGTGGTGTTTTGGTCGGATGCGATCTTTGCTGCTTTCTCATAATACGATGCAGCTTCATCGAATTCGTTTTTCCTCTCATAACATGCTGCCACACCGGCTTCAGCTGAAGCCGACAGAATTTCATTATCACTGCTGAAGCTGTTGAAATTTTTTAGCGCTTCGTCTACTTTATCGAGATTCAGATATGCCTGAGCCAAATAAAAGCGGGCTATCTCACCTGATGTGGTGCTGCCGTAATTGTCAACAATTGTTTTCAAACCCGTTAGGCCCCGCTCCGGCTGTCCATCGATGGCAATTTGATATTGACGCGGATCGGTTGTCCCTCTGTCGTATATAGAAAATATTTTCCCAAGCTCAGTAGCCGCTTTTTCATCGTTCGCTTTTTTGTTGTTCACATAAACCACAATGATAATTATTACGGCAATAAGTCCAGTGATACCATAATTGATATACTTTTTGTATGTATCATAGTACGATGTTAATTTCGCATAAGACGTTAACAATGTGTCTTGTTTGATTTCGGTTTTGGTTAGTTTCTTTTTGGGTTTTAACATTTTGCGATCACCAATTTAATGATAAAAATATTTTATTGAGTACGCCCGGCGCGATTCGAACGCGCGACCTACAGCTCCGGAGGCTGTCGCTCTATCCATCTGAGCTACGGGCGCAGAAGAAAACGCTTTCCGAACGCTTTTTGCAACATATTTACGAATTTTGCAGTTCTAATGTACAAATTTTTAGTTTCAGTATCAAGGATATTCAACCGTCGATTATCGAGCTGATCTCTTCCTTCTTTATCACTCCTTCACGAACAACGACCGGTGTTTCCGACGTAACATCAACGATCGTGGATGGAATGATATCCTCAAAATCGCCGTTGTCAATGATGAGATTGACTTTGCCAATAAATAATTTCTTCAAATCAGAAATCTTACTGCTGGTTTGGACACCAGATAGATTGGCGCTTGTTGAGACAACCGGTGTATTACTTTGATCGATCATAGAAAGACAAAATTGATTGTTAGGTATCCGTATCCCAATTTTTTTATCTTCCGAAATTAACAACCGTGACATTTTTTTCTTAGATCTGAATAATAAAGTCAACGGACCGGGCCAAAACTTTTTCATCAAGTCGAGAGCAATCGGAGATATTCCTTCAACTAAACTCTCAACCATCAACACAGATGAGGCGAGCATTAACGCAGGATTTGTTTCAGATCGTTTTTTAATGGTGAATATTTTTCCGACGGCATCTTCATTAGACGCATCACAACCGATACCATAGATTGTATCTGTTGGATATAATATTACTCCTCCTTCACAGATCGATCGAGCCGCTTCATGTGCGATCTCAATATCGTTCTTGCCGCATTCAAGTATTTCTATCTTTGTCTTCAAACTGTTGACAATCAATTATTTCGTGTGGAATTATTTTCTAATAACGATAGGATTGATTTTAAGACATGATCTGAAGTAATATTTTTCATGCAATCGAATGTACCGGTCGGACATTTTTTACCGCCATGTATACCGCACGGTCTGCACGCCAAACCACCGGTTTCAACAATACGGTATGGTTCATCATAAGGACCGAAACCATATTCCGGAGCAGTCGCACCGAAGATTGCAACAACAGGCACCCTCATCGAGGTAGCGATGTGTAACGGTGCTGAATCGTTCGTTACAAGCAGCCGGCAACGCGCTATCATATCTGCAGATTGAAGAAAGCTTAATTTACCCGCCAGATTGTGAACATGCTTCGATGCAACCATATTTTCGATTTTCTTACATAACTCGTAATCATCGGAACTACCGAGCAACAGAATGTGAAATCCTCTTTTCGTCAGTTTTTCTATCAACTCAGCAAACCGTTCATCGAGCCAACGCTTCGTTGCCCAAACAGATCCGGGAGCGATTCCTATTAATGAATTTAGATGCTGTGCACCGATTTCTGAAAGTATCAATCCTACCTTTTTCTTATCGTGGAATGATGGATATAGACGCGGTATCTCTTTTGGAACTTGGTTAATATCTACCGCCGCTAAAAGAGAAAGATTCCTTTCTATTTCATGGATCGCAGATTTGTAATCGATTTTATGAGAATAAAACCATTTCGCTTTACTTTTATCGAACCCTATCCGCATCGGAATTTTCGAAAGCCAAACTAAGATCGCAGACCTGAAAGATCGATGAGGTATAAACGCCACATCATATTTCTTCACCCGCAAGAATCTAACCTTATTCATCAAGCCGGAGAAGCCGGAATCTTTTCCTCTTTTATCGTACACGATAACCTCTGAAATCGCCGGATGATTCGCGAGCAATTCAGCAGTTTTTGGAATAACAACAAAATCGATTTGAGAGGATGGATAATGTTTCTTTAGAACCTGAGCGAGAGGTAAAGTCAGAATCAAATCGCCAGGAAAAGCAGTTTGAACTATCAGAATATTTTCTAATTGCCGCATCTTAATCAGTTATCTTTGGTGTGCTTCCATCTGCGGTGCATCCATAACCAGTGATCGGGATATTGGCGGATATATTTTTCAAGTATCGCCACATGGCGCCTTGTGGCTTCGGCGATGTTTTCTTCTGTTGGTTTTTCTAAATCTGAAAGATCAACAGATTCAATCGTGAGGTTATAAGTCATATCATTATTTCTTGTAAGGAAACCCATCAACAGCGGCGCGCCGCTGCGTAACGCGAACGCTGCGGGTCCCTGATGAGTGGCAGTCTTCCGACCGAAAAATTCGAGATATAGTCCTCCTAATCTATCACCACTCTGGTCCGGCGCTATTGCAATTACACCTTTATCGTGCAGAGTTCGGATTATTTCGCGAACAGACATCCCCATCGATACAACCTTATTCCCGTACCAGCACCTATGTTTATTGATAGCTTCATCAACCAATCGATTATTCTGAGTTTGAACGATGATGTTGAAAGGAATTTTAGAAAGATAGGCGCCGCCGAACGCGGTCAACTCCCAATTCCCGAAATGTCCCGAAAGTAATATCAATCCCTTCCCTTTCGCGTGAGCATCCAGCAAGCAATCAAGATTTTTCGGTACGACTAAATTCCGCATAATCTCGGGAGTGATTCGCGGGAACCAAAGCAGTTCCAAAAACGCTATTCCGAAATTCCTGAATGAACCGCGTGCTATTATTTTTATCTCAGTTTCCGATTTTTCGGGAAAAGCATAATGTAAATTCTCGAAAGCAATTTCCCTCCGCCGGGGTGACAGTTTATAACCGAGTGATCCGATGAAAGCGCCAAATCTTTGTGCAGATTTTAACGGCATCGCCTGAACGATAAACCTCACCAATAAAAAAAAGAGATACTCTAATTTATATTGCATTCGTTTTAATCAGTGCATTTTGAGCGCATATTTTTCGTACCAGAGCTCTTCGTGCAGTTCATCGCGGTGAGTTGAGTGCATAAGCATGTAGTTTCCAATTCCTTCTCTGTCGACAAAGACAAAAATAACCCCACCCTGTAAATTACGGTATTGCCAGACTTCATACGGATTACTGTCTGTTGAATTAGAGAACCTTTCTATGTCGTCATACATACCGTACATAATATACACGCGCCCGCGGTCGCTTTTCCAGCCGCTTCGGAACGGTGTTGTGAAAAGTTCATCCGCTTTTTTCACACGGGCGTAATATGCCTCGTCGGCTATCGTATTTAAACCCGAGCTTTTTCTTTTCCAGAACTCGTATAGTAATTTTTGCTTCGCTTTCAGATCGGTCAATTGTTCGTACTGTTCTTTTTCAACATCTGTGGTAATATATTTGGCGTATTCAAAATATTGATCCACTTCTTCTTCGCTCATGACGGAATATTTTGATTCGGAAACCGGCGATGATCCCGTCGTTAAGGATGAATCTAAAGGAGAGCCATGTTTGTAGATAAAAAATCTCTTCTCATTTTGGGTGAATACTTTGTTCAATGAATCGGTCAGTGAAACACGAAACAGATAAATGCCTGTCCGCAAAGCTGAGATATTTACTGTTCCAATCTCAACACTCGCATTATACAGACGGGGTTTGATTTTATCTTTTGATATAACTTCTTTACCAACTGCATCCAGGATTGAGGTACGAACAATCACATTCTCTGAATCTCCACGCGCGCGTAAGTTATACGCGATAGTGTAATAATAAAGCACGGGCAATCCCGTGCCATAAAGTTTGCTTGGATTCGGAATCACGTCGAGCGTATTCTTGTAAAACAACGATTGCTTATTGGTTGATGATTGAATAGATGTGCATAATTCTATATCACTCAGATATTCCCGATCTGTAGGATAATTTGTTATGAGAAGCGGCAGCGATACACTGTCGCGTCTTGCGCTTTCATAATTATCATAAGCCGAAACAGTTAAGGTATATTCACCGGGAAGAATCGCGAAAGATTGCAAACCCACAAGCGATTGCGATGAAATTTGAGCGGTTCCGGGAACGAGGTGCGGCACTATCCATTCTTTCTGATATTCAACTGTGCCCGCTCTTTTGATTTCCATCTTAAAATTAATTTGACCTCTTCGACCTGCTGTATCGTTTTGGTAGGTCATCATAGATTCAGAAAAGCCGTAATAAAGTTCTACGAATGTCTGAGCAGAGTCACCGTAGAAGCGTGAATAATCGACCATAATTTTTAACGGCTCTAGTTTTGTATCGATCTCCGAAGATTGTGACCATAAAATAAATGGGACAATCATCATCAGGATTAATAGATAAGATATTCGTTTCATAATTATTCACCCATCACTTTCACTATTACACGTTTTCTTCTTTTGCCATCGAACTCTGCATAGTAGATTTGCTGCCACGGACCAAAATCGAGTTTACCCTCAGTTACCGGAACGATCACCTCGTGGTGTA contains:
- a CDS encoding tetratricopeptide repeat protein — protein: MLKPKKKLTKTEIKQDTLLTSYAKLTSYYDTYKKYINYGITGLIAVIIIIVVYVNNKKANDEKAATELGKIFSIYDRGTTDPRQYQIAIDGQPERGLTGLKTIVDNYGSTTSGEIARFYLAQAYLNLDKVDEALKNFNSFSSDNEILSASAEAGVAACYERKNEFDEAASYYEKAAKIASDQNTTPEYLNSAALCYGKIGNKEKAITILKRIKKEFPKSQVAREVDRYISQFSS
- a CDS encoding threonylcarbamoyl-AMP synthase; translation: MKTKIEILECGKNDIEIAHEAARSICEGGVILYPTDTIYGIGCDASNEDAVGKIFTIKKRSETNPALMLASSVLMVESLVEGISPIALDLMKKFWPGPLTLLFRSKKKMSRLLISEDKKIGIRIPNNQFCLSMIDQSNTPVVSTSANLSGVQTSSKISDLKKLFIGKVNLIIDNGDFEDIIPSTIVDVTSETPVVVREGVIKKEEISSIIDG
- the waaF gene encoding lipopolysaccharide heptosyltransferase II, whose amino-acid sequence is MRQLENILIVQTAFPGDLILTLPLAQVLKKHYPSSQIDFVVIPKTAELLANHPAISEVIVYDKRGKDSGFSGLMNKVRFLRVKKYDVAFIPHRSFRSAILVWLSKIPMRIGFDKSKAKWFYSHKIDYKSAIHEIERNLSLLAAVDINQVPKEIPRLYPSFHDKKKVGLILSEIGAQHLNSLIGIAPGSVWATKRWLDERFAELIEKLTKRGFHILLLGSSDDYELCKKIENMVASKHVHNLAGKLSFLQSADMIARCRLLVTNDSAPLHIATSMRVPVVAIFGATAPEYGFGPYDEPYRIVETGGLACRPCGIHGGKKCPTGTFDCMKNITSDHVLKSILSLLENNSTRNN
- a CDS encoding lysophospholipid acyltransferase family protein translates to MQYKLEYLFFLLVRFIVQAMPLKSAQRFGAFIGSLGYKLSPRRREIAFENLHYAFPEKSETEIKIIARGSFRNFGIAFLELLWFPRITPEIMRNLVVPKNLDCLLDAHAKGKGLILLSGHFGNWELTAFGGAYLSKIPFNIIVQTQNNRLVDEAINKHRCWYGNKVVSMGMSVREIIRTLHDKGVIAIAPDQSGDRLGGLYLEFFGRKTATHQGPAAFALRSGAPLLMGFLTRNNDMTYNLTIESVDLSDLEKPTEENIAEATRRHVAILEKYIRQYPDHWLWMHRRWKHTKDN
- a CDS encoding GWxTD domain-containing protein is translated as MKRISYLLILMMIVPFILWSQSSEIDTKLEPLKIMVDYSRFYGDSAQTFVELYYGFSESMMTYQNDTAGRRGQINFKMEIKRAGTVEYQKEWIVPHLVPGTAQISSQSLVGLQSFAILPGEYTLTVSAYDNYESARRDSVSLPLLITNYPTDREYLSDIELCTSIQSSTNKQSLFYKNTLDVIPNPSKLYGTGLPVLYYYTIAYNLRARGDSENVIVRTSILDAVGKEVISKDKIKPRLYNASVEIGTVNISALRTGIYLFRVSLTDSLNKVFTQNEKRFFIYKHGSPLDSSLTTGSSPVSESKYSVMSEEEVDQYFEYAKYITTDVEKEQYEQLTDLKAKQKLLYEFWKRKSSGLNTIADEAYYARVKKADELFTTPFRSGWKSDRGRVYIMYGMYDDIERFSNSTDSNPYEVWQYRNLQGGVIFVFVDREGIGNYMLMHSTHRDELHEELWYEKYALKMH